The Natrinema sp. DC36 genome includes the window GCGCGGGCCGCACGCAACCGAATCAGGCAGAACCTCGGGCTCGCGTTCGTCTACAACGCGCTCGCCATTCCCCCAGCCGTCCTCGGGATCGTGAACCCGTTGGTGACGACCGTCGCCGTCGTGGTCGGCACACTCCTCATCGTCGGGAACGCGGAGCGATCGCTCGTCGGCGACTGACCGTCACGGCCGTCATTCCTCTTCGACGCTCTCCTCGACGTCCTCGAGCGCGCCCCACGAAACGGTTCGATCGACGTAGATCGAAACGATCCGCCGCTCGTCGAGATCGTGGGTCGCGTACTGGTCGTATTTGGACTCGAGTGCGTGCACGGCTGAATGGTGTTCTGAGGCGTCGGGCTCGAGAATCCCTGCACGACCGCGAACCTGAACCCACGCGAGGCGCGACCAGCCCTCGCGATAGCGGTCGACGAGCACCGTCACCTGCGGGTTCGTCCGAATATTCCGAACGCGCCGGAGGTCGCGGGTCGCTTTCGGCTTCTCGTCGA containing:
- a CDS encoding pyridoxamine 5'-phosphate oxidase family protein — translated: MTPDERAFLERARVGSLATVDEENRPHAVPICFALLERPRVASPTDVTNRTASSESRSADDGAAVRIVSAIDEKPKATRDLRRVRNIRTNPQVTVLVDRYREGWSRLAWVQVRGRAGILEPDASEHHSAVHALESKYDQYATHDLDERRIVSIYVDRTVSWGALEDVEESVEEE